In Spinacia oleracea cultivar Varoflay chromosome 5, BTI_SOV_V1, whole genome shotgun sequence, a single window of DNA contains:
- the LOC130460867 gene encoding ubiquitin-like-specific protease 1, with the protein MKTMMLGLKEGEHVKVHCTKRTFNMEKDFEISVTVEDTDQLLSGAWLNISIIQVFATALSELCFHDDCHPNSIGFMCPEMISATMLKSDADRILLYITRSMSALSSKTFILCPYYEKSHWMLLVLCLSKREVYIFDSQQKKRNLMIKEPLNNAFRSYKRLGGQSKGTKLTWIPAQCAQQPGSLDCGYYVMRFMYDIIMNHGNSQDLTKDFSRTLPYSPEEINEVKDFWADYFMNNVEFLA; encoded by the exons atgaaaactatgatgttgggattaaaagaaggggagcacgttaaggtacattgcactaaaaggacattcaatatggaaaaggactttgaaattagtgtcaccgttgaagacaccgatcaacttctctcgggagcatggctcaatatatcaataatacaagtttttgctac ggctttgagtgagttgtgttttcacgatgattgtcaccccaatagtattggattcatgtgcccggagatgatctcggccaccatgttaaagtccgatgcagatcgaattctattgtacatcacgaggtccatgagtgcacttagttctaagacattcatcttatgtccatactacgaaaa gagtcactggatgcttttagttctttgcttgtctaaacgtgaggtctacatatttgattctcaacagaagaagagaaatttgatgattaaggagccactaaacaa tgcttttcggagttacaagagactaggtggacaatctaagggaactaaattaacatggattccagcacag tgtgctcaacaaccgggatcactagattgtggctactacgtcatgcgttttatgtacgacataataatgaatcatggtaatagtcaagatcttactaag gatttttcaagaacattgccctattcaccggaggagattaatgaggtgaaagatttttgggcagattacttcatgaacaatgtcgaatttttagcttaa